In Paralcaligenes sp. KSB-10, the following are encoded in one genomic region:
- a CDS encoding endo alpha-1,4 polygalactosaminidase has product MTDTWQWQLSGELNTSHVATVYDIDLFDTPVSAIRALQAAGRKVVCYFSAGSSEDWRSDFPRFKPADMGSSLDGWAGERWLDTRSPNVRQIMRARLALAARKGCNGVEPDNVDGYANKSGLPLTADTQLDYNRFLAAEAHSLGLSIGLKNDVDQLADLAEYFDFAVNEQCHEYKECDGYQAFISDGKPVFNAEYAASYRTNPKARAALCADARARGFQTLVLPQELDDSFRYSCGPE; this is encoded by the coding sequence TTGACCGACACCTGGCAATGGCAACTGAGCGGAGAGCTCAACACATCGCATGTAGCCACCGTTTACGACATCGATTTGTTCGATACGCCGGTTTCCGCCATTCGGGCGCTACAGGCTGCGGGGCGGAAGGTGGTTTGTTATTTCTCTGCCGGCAGTTCCGAAGATTGGCGATCCGATTTTCCCCGATTCAAACCGGCCGATATGGGAAGTAGCCTGGATGGCTGGGCTGGGGAAAGATGGCTCGATACGCGTTCGCCCAATGTGCGGCAGATCATGCGCGCACGGCTGGCTCTGGCGGCCAGGAAGGGATGCAATGGTGTGGAGCCGGACAATGTGGATGGTTATGCCAACAAAAGCGGATTGCCGCTGACAGCGGATACGCAACTGGACTATAACCGTTTCCTGGCCGCTGAAGCGCATAGTCTGGGCTTGTCCATAGGCTTGAAAAACGATGTGGATCAACTGGCCGATCTGGCGGAGTATTTTGATTTTGCGGTCAACGAGCAATGCCATGAATATAAGGAGTGCGATGGTTATCAGGCCTTTATCAGCGATGGCAAACCTGTGTTCAATGCCGAGTATGCCGCCTCGTATCGTACGAACCCGAAGGCGCGTGCCGCGCTCTGCGCCGATGCCCGCGCTCGCGGGTTTCAGACGCTGGTGTTGCCCCAGGAATTGGACGACAGTTTTCGCTATAGCTGTGGGCCTGAGTAG
- a CDS encoding S10 family peptidase, protein MPARAWAVRTEGRWPMRSEPCFDPTPYGNGPDDSVADASENAAVTHHTIKLGVHAFAYTATAGHLVAVDSSSSKPCAKVFYVAFTLDGPAPENRPVTFFYNGGPGSSSVFVLLGSFAPKRIKTAMPGFTPPAPYTLEDNPDSLLDKSDLIFINPVGTGYSAAVAPFKNKDFWGVDQDARSITQFIKRYLTANDRWNSPKFLFGESYGTARSAVLSYVLHEDGVDLNGVTIQSSILDYAQAGNPIGVLPTAAADAWYHKKVGVHPRPAQLSSFMETVRSFAQGDYATALREFPKTRPATIKRLGDYTGIDQATLMAWNLDLAASDTQGRSLFLTGLLQDKGLALGSYDGRVTGIDTGIAKNIAPNSGGNDPTMTAVSGVYTAMWNSYLNDELKFTSNSAFTDLNDQAFQNWDFSHIDPTGAQKGIDAKGNIILYTAGDLAATMSLNVDLKVLSANGYYDFVTPFHQTALDLQNMPLVDPSVRKNLRLGFYPSGHMIYLDAGSRTALKADLAKLIDEAISDHPAMMRIRALQARKAG, encoded by the coding sequence ATGCCTGCACGGGCCTGGGCAGTCCGAACGGAAGGAAGGTGGCCGATGCGCTCTGAACCCTGTTTCGACCCAACTCCGTACGGCAACGGGCCCGATGATTCGGTTGCTGACGCAAGCGAGAACGCGGCGGTCACGCATCATACGATCAAGCTTGGCGTTCACGCATTTGCGTATACGGCGACAGCGGGGCATTTGGTCGCTGTCGATTCCAGCAGCTCGAAGCCGTGCGCGAAAGTGTTCTATGTCGCCTTCACGCTCGACGGGCCTGCTCCCGAAAATCGCCCCGTCACGTTTTTCTACAATGGAGGGCCGGGATCGTCATCGGTTTTCGTCCTGCTGGGTTCGTTTGCACCCAAGCGCATCAAAACGGCCATGCCGGGCTTTACACCGCCCGCGCCGTACACGCTCGAAGACAATCCCGACAGCTTGCTCGACAAGAGCGATCTGATTTTCATCAATCCGGTCGGCACGGGGTATTCGGCTGCGGTTGCTCCGTTCAAGAACAAGGATTTCTGGGGCGTGGATCAGGATGCGAGATCGATCACCCAGTTCATCAAACGCTACCTCACCGCGAACGATCGCTGGAATTCACCGAAGTTCCTGTTTGGCGAATCGTATGGCACGGCCCGCAGCGCCGTGCTCTCGTACGTGCTGCATGAAGACGGCGTCGATCTGAATGGTGTGACGATTCAATCGTCAATTCTCGATTACGCCCAGGCCGGCAATCCGATCGGCGTCTTGCCGACCGCCGCGGCCGATGCCTGGTATCACAAGAAGGTCGGGGTTCATCCACGGCCCGCGCAGTTGTCGTCATTCATGGAAACCGTCCGCTCCTTTGCGCAGGGCGACTACGCGACGGCACTGCGGGAATTTCCGAAAACCAGGCCGGCCACGATAAAGCGGCTTGGCGATTACACGGGGATCGACCAGGCGACGCTGATGGCGTGGAATCTTGATCTTGCCGCAAGCGACACCCAAGGGCGGTCACTGTTTCTTACCGGCCTGCTGCAAGACAAAGGACTGGCATTGGGATCGTATGACGGCCGTGTGACGGGCATTGACACGGGCATCGCTAAAAATATCGCGCCGAACTCGGGCGGCAATGACCCAACCATGACGGCGGTATCGGGGGTCTATACGGCCATGTGGAACAGTTATCTGAACGACGAGCTGAAGTTCACGTCGAACTCGGCCTTTACAGATCTCAATGACCAGGCCTTCCAGAACTGGGATTTCAGCCATATCGACCCGACCGGAGCACAAAAAGGGATCGATGCCAAAGGCAATATCATCCTGTATACCGCGGGAGACCTGGCGGCCACGATGAGCCTGAATGTCGACTTGAAGGTGCTGTCGGCCAATGGCTATTATGATTTCGTCACGCCGTTCCATCAGACCGCCCTCGATCTGCAAAACATGCCGTTGGTGGATCCCTCTGTGCGCAAGAATCTCAGACTGGGATTCTATCCGTCCGGACACATGATCTACCTTGATGCCGGGTCGCGAACGGCATTGAAGGCGGATCTGGCAAAGTTGATCGACGAAGCGATCTCCGATCATCCGGCGATGATGCGTATCAGGGCATTGCAGGCGCGCAAGGCGGGTTAG
- a CDS encoding protease pro-enzyme activation domain-containing protein encodes MAKFPLSGSERAELAGARCVGAADPVEQLEVTVLMRRRGDDELRRIADRLVAGESTPACLSREEFARKFSAASQDIARVAEFADRYGLRVLRKNAAGSNVVLAGTVAQFNAAFNVDLQGYEHILGSYRGRIGPLHIPEELKEIVTAVLGLDNRPQARSHFRLRPPFRIARQAARISYLPTQIASLYNFPDNAGKGQCIGLIELGGGYSPGDLSAYFSKLGLRPPVVTVVSVDGASHPPSGDPSGPDGEVMLDIEIAGAIAPEADIAVYFSTNSDAGFLSALNSAVHDADNKPSIISISWGGPEPAWTPQSIRAFNDALQAAAAMGITVCAASGDNGASDGVSDGANHVDFPASSPYVLACGGTSLRAAGNAILNEVVWNDGEQGGAGGGGVSALFDLPVWQRTLMVKGRNGGSTALSGRGVPDVAGDADPMTGYQVLIDGTEEVVGGTSAVAPLWAALIARINASRGQAVGYVNAKLYRQPEAFNDITQGDNGGFAASSGWDACTGLGSPNGRKVADAL; translated from the coding sequence ATGGCAAAGTTTCCTCTTTCGGGTAGCGAGCGGGCAGAGCTTGCCGGGGCGCGGTGTGTCGGCGCTGCCGACCCGGTAGAACAACTGGAAGTAACGGTGCTGATGAGGCGCCGGGGCGATGACGAGTTGCGTCGCATTGCCGATCGGCTTGTCGCAGGAGAAAGCACGCCGGCTTGTCTGTCGCGTGAGGAATTTGCGCGAAAATTCAGTGCCGCATCGCAGGATATCGCCAGAGTCGCCGAATTTGCAGATCGATACGGCCTTCGCGTGCTACGCAAGAATGCGGCTGGCAGCAATGTCGTTCTGGCGGGAACGGTCGCGCAGTTCAATGCCGCGTTCAATGTCGACCTGCAGGGGTACGAGCACATTCTTGGCAGCTATCGCGGACGAATCGGCCCGCTGCATATTCCCGAGGAGCTCAAAGAGATTGTGACCGCAGTCCTTGGCCTCGATAATCGTCCGCAGGCGCGATCTCATTTTCGCCTTCGTCCGCCGTTCCGGATAGCGCGGCAAGCCGCCCGCATCTCTTATCTACCGACGCAGATCGCTTCGCTCTACAACTTTCCGGACAATGCGGGCAAAGGGCAATGCATAGGCCTTATCGAGCTTGGGGGCGGATACAGTCCAGGCGATCTGTCGGCCTATTTTTCGAAACTGGGCTTGAGGCCTCCGGTGGTGACGGTGGTTTCGGTGGATGGTGCAAGCCATCCGCCAAGCGGCGATCCGAGCGGGCCAGACGGGGAAGTCATGCTCGATATCGAGATCGCCGGCGCGATTGCACCCGAAGCCGACATTGCCGTTTATTTCTCTACCAATAGCGATGCGGGTTTTCTCAGCGCATTGAATAGTGCGGTGCACGACGCCGACAATAAGCCATCGATAATTTCGATCAGTTGGGGCGGCCCGGAACCCGCCTGGACACCGCAGTCGATACGCGCGTTCAACGATGCGCTGCAAGCCGCCGCCGCGATGGGAATAACGGTCTGTGCCGCTTCGGGAGACAATGGCGCGAGCGACGGCGTCTCCGATGGTGCGAATCATGTTGATTTTCCGGCTTCCAGCCCTTATGTGCTGGCGTGCGGCGGTACAAGCCTGCGCGCGGCCGGTAATGCCATCCTGAATGAAGTGGTGTGGAACGATGGCGAACAAGGCGGTGCCGGAGGCGGCGGTGTCAGTGCTCTATTCGATTTGCCTGTGTGGCAGCGAACGTTGATGGTAAAAGGCCGCAATGGCGGCAGTACGGCCCTCTCCGGGCGAGGTGTTCCGGACGTTGCGGGCGATGCCGATCCCATGACCGGGTATCAAGTGCTTATCGATGGCACCGAGGAGGTCGTGGGGGGTACAAGCGCCGTGGCGCCTTTATGGGCGGCGCTCATCGCCCGGATCAATGCATCCAGAGGACAGGCAGTCGGGTATGTGAATGCGAAATTGTATCGGCAGCCCGAGGCCTTCAACGATATTACGCAAGGCGACAACGGCGGTTTTGCCGCTTCATCGGGATGGGATGCCTGCACGGGCCTGGGCAGTCCGAACGGAAGGAAGGTGGCCGATGCGCTCTGA